In Chitinivibrionales bacterium, one genomic interval encodes:
- a CDS encoding TIGR02147 family protein — MSDTLQKPSVFDYLNFRRYLKDYIRYYKATNPSFVYQILVEKYGFKSRSHYIDVTKGRSLTSRYMQSYIQFLGLNKKESDYFRALVGYNQAKTDTEKSKIFKKIVSLSPNLETVKLENEAYQYFSKWYQPVMISILDLDRSEHDHRVIAKKFNPPITAVQAKHAISELNKLGFISWDKEKAEWTFHRKFFKCTDEARVLALKKFHKQMQDLGIEAYKKDFKNQTFSTLTVSISNKTKNEIDTMITELRKKILDKVKGDITPETVLQVNFQTFDLAKR, encoded by the coding sequence ATGTCCGATACACTGCAGAAACCCTCAGTTTTCGATTACCTGAATTTCCGCAGATATCTCAAGGATTATATAAGGTATTATAAGGCCACTAATCCTTCATTTGTCTATCAAATACTGGTCGAAAAATACGGTTTTAAAAGCCGTTCTCATTATATAGATGTCACTAAGGGGCGGAGTCTCACTTCACGATATATGCAATCATATATACAGTTTCTGGGGCTCAACAAAAAAGAATCCGATTATTTCAGAGCTTTGGTTGGATATAATCAAGCGAAGACCGATACTGAAAAATCAAAAATTTTTAAAAAGATTGTTTCCTTATCACCGAATTTAGAAACCGTTAAGCTGGAGAATGAAGCTTATCAGTATTTTTCAAAATGGTATCAGCCGGTCATGATATCGATTCTGGATTTAGATCGCTCCGAGCATGATCACCGGGTAATTGCTAAAAAATTCAATCCACCGATTACTGCTGTCCAGGCGAAGCATGCGATCTCAGAGTTAAATAAACTGGGTTTTATTTCCTGGGACAAAGAAAAGGCTGAGTGGACATTTCATCGGAAATTTTTCAAGTGTACCGATGAAGCCCGGGTGTTGGCACTGAAAAAGTTTCACAAACAGATGCAGGATCTTGGTATTGAAGCGTACAAAAAAGATTTTAAAAATCAGACATTTTCGACGCTTACAGTAAGTATCAGCAACAAAACGAAAAATGAAATTGATACGATGATTACAGAATTGCGAAAAAAGATATTAGACAAAGTCAAAGGTGATATAACTCCGGAGACGGTCTTGCAGGTGAATTTTCAGACATTTGACCTTGCGAAGAGGTAA